One region of Drosophila teissieri strain GT53w chromosome 2L, Prin_Dtei_1.1, whole genome shotgun sequence genomic DNA includes:
- the LOC122624487 gene encoding uncharacterized protein LOC122624487, which produces MPMKHSPRRSPRLDVGGAPATATTTATATGKPASSASVAGDRQRPQTPKESGVAASEAASNLQPAATGQLTDSTTVQVAALMERIAHLESELVKARANEGHAEAARDPVGVGARGVGVSGTANTPPCLSETVPCLRAAPRQGSSESLPRQIMSDNLQPELGVTPSLDAQLPAQLSASLPPQLSGNLAPTLGGHWANGQPVTRSCTTTTVSYSPPFCVTATAQPERGYVHPPREPTHNLEVSTPSPLSYGMAATSIPGWTPRRLPDLPEFEGQPEEWPIFLCAFTETTAAYQCTDLENNQRLVKALKGEARAAVKSLLIHPSNVQAVMEQLRFRYGRPELLIRSQLESVRDVQPIQEANIARIVPFATRVSNLAAFLQSTTTGSQHLGNPTLMEELIAKLPVSKRLDWAKHAATIQPYPTVVHLSEWLHEFAKLVCTVTDVGIKEHPRRRVLHANSVREEERYADRPRCCPLCEGQHSIKDCKEFNRASTTRRIESAKRLRLCFSCLEYGHMARFCTKDRGCNVYGCRMRHHYLLHDPAGHPRRPPVADGGRRRDQRSSQDRQLYRDSGRRIRMPQSVDSNEKSLPTSAAVIDAGRKEDERRSTCDRQELSHRNLSCVDSDGGHLLFRILPVTLYGENTQVDTYALLDEGSSVTLIDDELIRSLNLRGESRQLNVQWFGGKSVKEHTRMVSLQISAAGKPKRHALKNVYGVANLSLPMQSLRREDVKAAGASVRLPVKPYNNAAPRILIGLDHAHLGIPFRTRSYGSGGPYAAATPLGWVVYGPVKGKASSPLQRSCLLAVPQDNLLEKMVSDYFEIESFGVKPAQPVAAGGVELAPSVADDGNARALSILEETTKRVGRRYETGLLWRDDEVRLPESYSMALNRLVNIERKMKRDVDFARAYKGIMDDYVKKGYARRLEPQEVQRSQEGKVWYLPHFGVENPNKPGKIRLVFDAAAKVNGVSLNSALMKGPQRYKPLPAVLFHFREGAVGVCADIKEMFHQVLMQPKDRCAQRFLWRNGEDRREPDIYEMQVMTFGAACSPCSADYVKTVNASQYSSTDPRAVLAINEYHYVDDYVDSFPSEEEAIAVSSRVRDIHAEAGFNLCRFTSSSASVVRALNPLESIASVRWTEAEEKVLGMYWQPATDDFKFGVKYHRVPRSVMTGERVPTKREFLSLVMSTFDPIGFLSCYMVTAKVLMREIWRRGVGWDEPLPDTLAAAFESWRQGMKKIEEFRCPRYYFGDGRVRTLQLHIFVDSSQSAFAAAAYWRATYASGDVQAHFICSKTKCAPMRTMSIPRLELQAAVLGTRLMDTVKQEHGVAISSCVLWTDSKTVLHWISSTHRRYKQFVGNRVAEILESTEASQWRWIPSAENVADDATRPRECVDLSIGSRWLSGPPFLRGSEESWPRSREGWNPPTPDEEEMKCEFALVMANFISLQRFSSYNRLVRSTAWVLRFIRRCRGLRSVREDHGLTSMECAEAERTLIRQSQREAFAVDSHGKAAKGSRLYGLSPYFDKDGVMRASGRIDDAACVPYSARRPIILSHEEALAEMIVQHHHEKMCHQNVEATIGAIRQKFWITNLRRLLRKVMSNCNVCKLRKARPTQPEMGPLPEDRLEANGWPFKYTGLDYFGPLFVTVGRHTEKRWVALFTCLTTRAIHLEMAHDLSTDSCIIAMRNFMSRRGPVVRIRSDNGKNFVGADREARKFSEVFEPAKIQGELSSKGIEWIFNCPANPAEGGAWERMVQCVKKVLAHTMKELAPKEHVLENLLIEAESIVNSRPLTHLPVTVDQEAPLTPNDLLKGVPDVPDLPKDNGQESNGCATRKQWRIARMMRDRFWKRWVHEYLPTLVRRERWCKHVEPIRRGDLVFICDPAIPRREWKRGVVEEVFTGRDGIPRRAAVRTNDRAKTMMRPASRLAVLDVVKASASRGIAIPYVDDIIVPAKDESEAVSNLKIVIKCCEEYGLVINLNVIVISISDEICYEVPYSNKP; this is translated from the exons ATGCCAATGAAGCATTCGCCCCGGCGGAGCCCCAGACTGGATGTCGGGGGTGCTCCCGCAACTGCGACCaccacagccacagcaactGGCAAGCCGGCCAGCTCTGCGAGTGTGGCTGGTGATCGGCAGCGGCCACAGACTCCGAAGGAAAGTGGAGTAGCCGCCAGTGAAGCGGCAAGTAACCTGCAGCCCGCAGCTACGGGGCAGCTTACGGACTCCACGACTGTACAAGTGGCGGCCCTCATGGAAAGGATCGCACATCTAGAGTCGGAGCTGGTGAAGGCAAGGGCAAATGAAGGGCATGCAGAGGCCGCCAGGGATCCCGTTGGAGTCGGGGCACGCGGCGTTGGAGTGAGCGGTACGGCGAATACACCGCCATGTTTGAGTGAAACGGTGCCATGTCTGAGAGCAGCACCACGACAGGGCTCGAGTGAGAGCCTGCCCAGGCAGATTATGAGTGACAATCTGCAACCGGAGCTTGGAGTGACGCCATCTTTGGATGCGCAGTTGCCGGCACAATTGAGTGCAAGTTTGCCGCCACAATTGAGTGGAAATTTGGCGCCGACGCTTGGCGGCCATTGGGCAAACGGGCAACCTGTCACACGGAGttgtacaacaacaacagtgagCTATTCTCCGCCATTTTGTGTTACCGCCACGGCGCAGCCTGAACGAGGTTATGTTCACCCGCCACGGGAGCCAACACACAATTTGGAGGTATCAACGCCATCGCCCCTATCATATGGAATGGCGGCGACGAGCATACCTGGATGGACGCCACGCAGACTGCCTGATCTTCCCGAGTTTGAGGGTCAGCCAGAGGAATGGCCAATATTCTTGTGCGCGTTCACGGAGACAACGGCAGCTTACCAGTGTACAGATTTGGAGAATAACCAGAGGCTAGTGAAAGCCCTGAAGGGTGAAGCCCGAGCAGCTGTGAAGTCGCTGCTCATCCACCCCAGCAATGTGCAAGCTGTTATGGAGCAGCTACGATTCCGGTATGGACGTCCGGAGCTTTTGATCCGTAGCCAACTGGAGAGCGTGCGCGATGTGCAGCCAATACAGGAGGCCAACATCGCAAGGATCGTGCCGTTCGCCACAAGGGTGAGCAACCTGGCAGCGTTCCTGCAGTCAACCACGACCGGCAGCCAGCACTTAGGGAATCCAACCCTAATGGAGGAGCTGATCGCCAAGTTGCCTGTGAGCAAGAGGTTGGACTGGGCGAAGCACGCGGCTACGATACAGCCATATCCGACAGTGGTGCATCTAAGCGAGTGGCTTCATGAATTCGCTAAATTGGTGTGCACTGTCACGGACGTCGGAATCAAGGAGCACCCGAGACGAAGGGTATTGCACGCGAATAGTGTTCGCGAGGAGGAGCGGTATGCAGACCGCCCCAGATGTTGCCCCTTGTGTGAGGGACAACACAGCATCAAGGACTGCAAGGAATTCAACCGAGCTTCTACAACGAGGCGGATCGAGTCCGCGAAGAGGTTGAGGTTATGTTTTTCGTGTCTGGAGTATGGACATATGGCCCGGTTCTGCACGAAGGATCGAGGATGCAACGTCTACGGATGCCGGATGAGGCATCATTACCTACTCCATGACCCAGCTGGACATCCCAGACGACCGCCAGTCGCAGATGGAGGCCGCAGGAGGGATCAGCGGAGCAGTCAAGACCGGCAGCTGTACAGAGACAGCGGCCGACGGATACGAATGCCACAGTCAGTGGATTCCAACGAGAAGAGCCTGCCTACGTCAGCTGCAGTTATAGACGCGGGACGTAAGGAGGATGAGAGGCGATCGACATGCGACCGCCAGGAATTATCGCACCGGAACTTGAGTTGTGTCGATTCGGATGGAGGTCACCTGCTGTTCCGGATTTTGCCCGTGACGTTGTACGGGGAGAATACGCAGGTCGACACCTACGCACTGCTGGATGAAGGTTCGTCCGTCACGCTCATTGACGACGAGCTCATCCGCAGCCTGAACCTGAGAGGCGAGAGTCGACAACTAAATGTGCAATGGTTCGGCGGAAAATCCGTCAAAGAGCACACAAGGATGGTTAGCCTGCAGATCAGCGCAGCGGGCAAGCCGAAGCGCCATGCGCTGAAGAATGTGTACGGAGTAGCAAACCTGAGTCTCCCGATGCAGAGCTTGCGTCGAGAGGATGTGAAGGCAGCGGGCGCGAGTGTGCGTCTGCCTGTAAAGCCGTACAACAATGCGGCGCCAAGGATCCTAATTGGATTGGATCATGCGCACCTAGGAATACCCTTCAGAACCAGGAGCTATGGATCTGGAGGGCCATACGCAGCAGCCACGCCACTTGGGTGGGTGGTATATGGACCGGTGAAAGGAAAGGCAAGTTCACCGCTTCAGAGATCGTGCCTCCTAGCCGTGCCACAGGATAATCTTCTGGAGAAGATGGTCAGCGATTACTTCGAGATCGAGAGTTTCGGAGTGAAGCCGGCACAGCCAGTCGCAGCTGGCGGAGTGGAGCTGGCGCCGTCAGTCGCAGATGACGGCAACGCACGGGCCCTGAGTATCCTGGAGGAGACGACTAAGCGAGTAGGCCGACGATACGAGACTGGGCTGCTATGGAGAGACGACGAGGTGAGACTGCCAGAGAGCTACAGTATGGCACTCAACAGACTTGTCAACATTGAGCGGAAAATGAAGCGCGATGTGGACTTCGCGCGGGCCTACAAAGGAATTATGGACGATTACGTCAAGAAGGGTTACGCACGACGACTGGAGCCCCAGGAAGTCCAGAGGTCCCAGGAAGGCAAGGTATGGTACCTGCCGCACTTCGGAGTAGAGAACCCGAACAAGCCTGGAAAAATCCGGCTGGTCTTCGACGCGGCTGCCAAGGTGAACGGAGTGTCCCTGAACTCAGCGCTGATGAAAGGCCCACAGCGCTACAAACCCCTCCCAGCGGTGCTCTTCCATTTCCGGGAAGGAGCAGTTGGGGTTTGTGCCGACATCAAGGAGATGTTTCATCAGGTATTGATGCAGCCAAAGGACAGATGTGCCCAGAGGTTCCTATGGAGGAACGGAGAAGATCGTCGGGAGCCCGACATATACGAGATGCAGGTGATGACGTTTGGAGCGGCCTGCTCACCATGCTCGGCGGATTATGTGAAGACCGTGAATGCTTCGCAGTATAGCAGCACGGATCCGCGAGCAGTCCTGGCGATCAACGAGTATCACTACGTGGATGACTACGTCGACAGTTTCCCCAGTGAAGAAGAAGCTATCGCCGTCTCGTCACGGGTGAGAGATATACATGCAGAAGCTGGTTTTAATTTGTGTCGATTTACTTCCAGTTCGGCAAGTGTGGTCAGAGCGTTGAACCCACTTGAATCCATCGCTAGCGTTAGATGGACCGAAGCTGAGGAGAAGGTACTAGGAATGTACTGGCAGCCAGCTACAGATGACTTCAAGTTCGGCGTCAAATACCATCGAGTCCCAAGAAGTGTGATGACAGGAGAACGCGTCCCCACGAAGAGGGAGTTCCTGAGCCTGGTCATGTCCACGTTCGACCCGATTGGGTTTTTGAGCTGCTACATGGTGACCGCTAAAGTACTAATGCGAGAGATTTGGCGGAGAGGAGTCGGCTGGGACGAGCCGCTACCAGACACGTTGGCCGCAGCCTTTGAGAGCTGGCGGCAAGGGATGAAGAAGATCGAAGAATTCCGATGTCCACGCTACTATTTCGGCGATGGACGAGTGCGGACACTACAGCTGCATATCTTCGTGGATTCAAGCCAGTCGGCGTTCGCAGCAGCGGCCTATTGGCGGGCCACATACGCAAGCGGAGATGTGCAGGCGCATTTCATATGTTCGAAGACGAAGTGCGCTCCGATGAGGACTATGTCAATCCCGCGACTGGAACTTCAAGCAGCAGTATTAGGAACGAGACTGATGGACACCGTCAAGCAAGAGCACGGTGTGGCGATCAGCAGCTGCGTACTATGGACGGATTCTAAGACTGTGCTGCACTGGATAAGCAGCACCCACCGGAGATACAAGCAATTCGTCGGAAACCGGGTGGCAGAGATCTTAGAATCCACGGAGGCGTCCCAATGGAGATGGATTCCGTCTGCCGAAAACGTGGCAGATGACGCGACAAGGCCGCGCGAGTGCGTGGACCTGTCCATTGGATCGCGGTGGCTGAGTGGTCCACCATTCTTACGAGGATCAGAAGAAAGCTGGCCGAGATCGCGCGAGGGCTGGAATCCCCCGACGCCAGATGAAGAGGAGATGAAATGTGAGTTTGCCCTAGTCATGGCGAACTTTATATCGTTACAGAGATTTTCAAGTTACAACCGATTGGTGAGGAGCACCGCATGGGTGCTCAGATTTATTCGACGATGTCGTGGACTACGTAGCGTTCGAGAGGACCACGGACTGACGTCGATGGAGTGCGCTGAGGCAGAGCGCACACTGATAAGGCAATCACAGCGAGAAGCGTTTGCCGTGGACAGCCATGGAAAGGCCGCCAAGGGCAGCCGACTGTATGGGTTGTCACCGTACTTCGACAAGGACGGAGTGATGAGAGCCAGCGGAAGGATCGACGACGCGGCGTGTGTGCCATACAGCGCGCGACGGCCGATCATACTGTCTCACGAAGAGGCACTGGCGGAGATGATCGTGCAGCATCACCACGAGAAGATGTGCCACCAAAACGTGGAGGCAACTATTGGAGCGATCCGGCAGAAGTTCTGGATTACGAACTTAAGGAGGCTGCTACGGAAGGTGATGAGCAACTGCAATGTATGCAAGCTGCGGAAGGCGCGGCCTACGCAGCCAGAGATGGGTCCCCTGCCAGAGGACCGGCTGGAAGCCAACGGATGGCCATTTAAGTATACCGGCCTGGACTATTTTGGACCGCTATTTGTGACTGTTGGACGTCACACAGAGAAAAGGTGGGTGGCATTGTTTACGTGTCTAACCACAAGGGCTATCCACTTGGAGATGGCCCACGATTTGTCTACAGATTCCTGTATAATCGCCATGAGGAACTTCATGAGCCGCCGTGGACCGGTGGTCAGGATAAGGAGCGACAACGGGAAGAACTTCGTTGGAGCCGACAGAGAGGCCAGGAAGTTCAGCGAAGTGTTTGAGCCTGCAAAGATCCAGGGCGAGCTGTCGTCCAAAGGAATCGAATGGATCTTCAATTGCCCGGCGAACCCAGCTGAGGGAGGCGCCTGGGAAAGGATGGTGCAGTGCGTGAAGAAGGTGCTGGCGCACACAATGAAGGAGCTCGCGCCCAAGGAGCACGTACTGGAGAACCTGTTGATTGAGGCGGAGAGTATAGTGAACTCTCGTCCGCTCACTCATCTACCAGTGACGGTGGACCAGGAGGCTCCACTGACACCCAACGATCTGCTGAAAGGAGTACCCGATGTTCCGGATCTTCCCAAGGATAATGGACAGGAGTCCAACGGATGCGCTACCAGGAAGCAGTGGCGCATAGCGAGAATGATGCGGGATCGATTCTGGAAGAGATGGGTGCATGAGTACCTGCCAACGCTTGTGCGCAGGGAGAGATGGTGCAAGCATGTCGAGCCCATTCGTCGAGGAGACCTGGTGTTCATATGTGATCCGGCCATACCACGAAGAGAGTGGAAGCGAGGCGTCGTGGAAGAGGTGTTCACCGGAAGAGATGGAATCCCTCGTCGAGCGGCGGTGCGGACTAACGATCGAGCCAAGACGATGATGCGTCCCGCTTCGAGGCTAGCTGTCCTGGACGTGGTGAAGGCGAGTGCTTCACGGGG TATTGCGATTCCATATGTCGACGACATCATAGTTCCAGCTAAAGACGAAAGTGAAGCAGTATCCAATCTCAAGATAGTCATTAAGTGCTGCGAAGAGTATGGCTTGGTGATCAATCTAAATGTAATAGTGATCAGTATCTCAGACGAAATCTGTTACGAAGTTCCCTACTCCAACAAACCATAA